Below is a window of Lujinxingia litoralis DNA.
GCCAAAAAATAGTCCGGAAAATCCCGATACCGCGCCACCAGTTCGGCGCGCACATCCTCCCCATCTCGGCCCCCCTCCGCGGCGTTGGCCGTCGCCCACCAGTACACGCGAGACTCATCGACGTAGGAGACGCCCACCCGCAGCCCGTGGCCCTGGAGCTCCCAGAGCGCGCCGTGCTCAAACCCCGGATGCTCAAAGGGCTCGGTGATGCCCCGCCAGCAGGTGTATCCCAGGTAACGCGGGGCAGGCTCTGCCGGATGCAGCTGCCGACGCACCGCCGAATTCAAACCGTCACACCCGATCAGCGCCACGCCCTCGAGCCCGGTGCCGCCGCCCCGCAGCACGCGCACCCCCTGCTCCGCCACCGACTCAAACCCCTGGACCGCCGCGCCCAGATGCACCTCAACCTCGGGAGCCCCCTGCGCCGCGTCGTAGAGCGTGGCCTGAAGCGCCGCCCGGTGAATCATGCGAAAGGGCCCCGGCCACTCCTCCGACTTAAGCTCACGGGTCACAAAGAGCTCGCCACGGTTGGAGCCGATCCCCACCTTGGTCATCGGGGCGCTGACCCGCTCCAACGCCTCCCCCAACCCCCGACGGTAGAGCACCGACGAGGCGTTGGGCCCCAGCAAGATGCCGGCGCCCACCTCCCGCACCTCTTCAAAGCGCTCCAGCACCTGCACCGCCACCCCCTCCTCAGCCAGGCAATGCGCCAGGCTCAACCCGCCAATGCCCGCTCCCGCAACAACCACCGAATTCCGCATGCCTACCTCGCTTGTCTTCGTGACTGAAACCCAATTCAACCTCGACAAGCTCTAAACGCCCCGGGCAGCGCAGGCGATGTGGTCGATTGTCTCAACGCCTTTCGGTACGCGTCATTGCACCCGCAGGGTATCGAAGACGATCTGGCGCTCGCCACCCTCCCAGGTGCGCTCCAGGGGCAGGCGCAGCGGGCCGAGCTCCTCATAGCCCCCCCAGAGCACGGTGGATGGCGGGCGATCCCCCTGAAGATGCATGGTCCAGGCCCGCACCTCTCCGGTCTGCGGGTCCACCTGCACCTCGTAGCGATCGCCGGGGGTGAGCCCCACGCCCTCAAAACTCAGCTCCAGCACCTGCCGGCGCTGGCCCTCCTCGCCAACCTCCCCGCCGTACTCCAAACTCACCCCGGGATCGAAGACCTTGATCGGCATCAGCAACCAGTAGGCGTCGTTGACCCAACGCTGATAGGCGGCCTCCCCGGCCGCTTTGAGAGGCTCCCCTTCGACCGGCGTCCCATCGAGGGTCGCCTCCGAGGCCTCCCGGCTGGCCAGATCAACCGTCACATCCCAGGCCTGGCCCTCGTTATCGGTCCACTGCACCCGATCCTCGCCATCCCAGACCTTCCAGTCGTGGGTGGCCGCAAAACGCTCCTCCTCGCCAGCTTTGACCACAAAACGAAAGCCCAGCTCTTTGACCTGGGGCCAGCGCGGGCCACCGTGGGCCTCGTACACCTTCGCAGCGAGTTCGCCGGCCGGCCCCTCCACCTCGGGCGTCGGGGCCATCAGGGCCTCTTCCTGATCGCGCTCGCCAGGCTCCTCCACGAGCATCTCTTCGGCCGCCTGCGCCCCGGGGCTCGGCGCATCACTGGCCGGCTCACACCCCATCCACCCCAGCAGGCACACACTCAGTACAACGCCCCAACCTTTCACGCGCATCTCACGCTCCTTTTGCTCATCCACCGTCGTTCTCGCTCCCCGGCAGCCAATCTCCGCCGAGCACACCGATTGCTCATAGCTCCAGCGTATCCAAATCGCCCTGCAACGCCGCGCGCAGCTCCTCGGAAGCCAGCGATGCCGCCCGGGCCCGGGCCTCTTCCCGCGCGCGCTCTGCGCCGCGGCGATCGCCGCTGACGAGCAACGCGCGCGCCAGAGCCTCGTACCCAAATCCCACAAAGAAGGCCGCGTCGTCACCGCGCAGCGCCTCGGCCAACGCCAGCGCGCGCTCCGCCCAGCGCCGGGCCTCCTCGGCCCAGCCCAGCAGCGCGGCCACCCGCGAGATCTGCCAGCAGCCCACCGAATGCTCCTTGGCGCCAAACTCCTCGCGCTCGCTCCAGTGGTAGAGCGAGGCCACCGCCCGCAGGTACATCGCCTCGTCCTCCTGCGGGCTGCGCTCCTCTTTAAGAATCAAATCCCAGGCGGCGTTAAAAAGCTCGCCAGAGAGGCGCCGATGCACCTGCTCCATATCCAACGCATGCTTCTCCATTCCCTTGATCATCGCATCACTCCCGGGCGACTTCTGCCCGAATCTCATGTCCACTGCGCTGCCCGACACCCGGGCACCCTAAAACCGGCCCATCACGCGGAGCCCGGCCCCCTGCGCCGGCCCCACGCCCACCCGGAGATCGTCCAAAAGCCGCGCCGACGATCGCCGCTGCAACGCCAGGAGTGTGCTGTCGAAGACGAGCAGAAAGGCTCCCTGAACGATCAGCGAGGGCCCGTAGCCCGGCAAGCGCTCATCGTCGAGCCGGCGGCCA
It encodes the following:
- a CDS encoding FAD-dependent monooxygenase, which gives rise to MRNSVVVAGAGIGGLSLAHCLAEEGVAVQVLERFEEVREVGAGILLGPNASSVLYRRGLGEALERVSAPMTKVGIGSNRGELFVTRELKSEEWPGPFRMIHRAALQATLYDAAQGAPEVEVHLGAAVQGFESVAEQGVRVLRGGGTGLEGVALIGCDGLNSAVRRQLHPAEPAPRYLGYTCWRGITEPFEHPGFEHGALWELQGHGLRVGVSYVDESRVYWWATANAAEGGRDGEDVRAELVARYRDFPDYFLAMVEGTQAAHILRNDIYDRPPRQDWGRGVVTLLGDAAHPMAPNLGQGACSAIEDAALLAARLGEVLKRGGASDEEVSAALRRYEGERVERTAMLQKRSRQLGVVGQWSSAPAVWLREAAMRRAPVSVLEEQQAVIWGYEAG